One window from the genome of Scatophagus argus isolate fScaArg1 chromosome 13, fScaArg1.pri, whole genome shotgun sequence encodes:
- the LOC124069681 gene encoding sodium- and chloride-dependent GABA transporter 3-like, translating to MNRQRRKAEKQRNAEDRGQWATKTEYILVVAGFVVGLGNVWRFPYLCYKNGGGAFLVPYGLLAVFCGIPLFLLETSVGQCTQEGFITCWRKLCPLAQGIGCAYLMMKLYDFTYIIIEVWALFYLVFSFSAQLPWATCENTWNTANCVGLQISDSPSANLTGNQTKLQNTTSAATEFWERRVLGVSGGIEELGSVRWELALCLLACWVFCYFSIWKGVRSSGKVAYFTATFPYVMLLILLIRGLTLPGAWEGIYYYLYPDLNRLANHQVWIEAGAQILFSYSLAAGTLIVMSSYNDYSNNCYKDCFWLCLLNSGTSFVAGFVVFSVLGFMAQKQGVAVDTVAESGPGLAFIAYPQATALMPLPQFWTVCFFLMLILLAVDSHFVMVEGFITTVSDLFPKLFRAPVRHEIFVLIICVSSFLVHLILVTEGGIYLFQLVDFYGSTRACQNFLAICECLAVGWIFGADRFCNIIEDMTGQRPSVLFKLCWKYVIPLLSLISFILYLVDYKHLRINDWYVYPDWAYTLGWTMTFSSIVMVPLCAAVQMILTAGTFRQRLSVLCRPGGDPAWQRRTMEEEGTTVELTNPAVTT from the exons ATgaacagacaaagaagaaaagcagaaaagcagagaaatgctGAAGACAGAGGGCAGTGGGCCACTAAAACAGAATATATTCTGGTTGTTGCAGGATTTGTAGTCGGCCTGGGCAACGTGTGGAGATTTCCTTACCTCTGCTACAAGAATGGTGGAG GTGCCTTCCTGGTGCCATATGGTCTGTTAGCTGTGTTTTGTGGGATACCTCTGTTCCTGTTGGAGACTTCAGTCGGTCAGTGCACCCAGGAAGGATTCATCACCTGCTGGAGGAAGTTGTGTCCACTGGCACAAG gAATTGGATGCGCATATTTGATGATGAAACTTTATGACTTCACCTACATTATCATTGAAGTCTGGGCTCTTTTCTACCTGGTTTTCTCATTCAGTGCCCAGCTCCCCTGGGCCACCTGTGAGAACACCTGGAATACAG CTAACTGTGTGGGTCTTCAGATTTCGGATTCTCCCTCAGCAAATCTGACAGGAAATCAGACCAAGCTGCAAAACACCACTTCTGCTGCTACAGAGTTCTGGGA ACGACGGGTGCTGGGCGTGTCTGGAGGCATCGAGGAGCTGGGCAGTGTGAGATGGGAGCTGGCTTTGTGTCTCCTGGCCTGCTGGGTGTTCTGCTACTTCAGTATCTGGAAAGGCGTCAGATCTTCTGGAAAG GTGGCGTACTTCACAGCCACGTTCCCCTATGTGATGCTCCTCATCCTACTCATCAGAGGCTTGACTCTACCAGGAGCTTGGGAAGGGATCTACTACTACCTGTATCCAGACCTGAACCGCCTGGCGAACCATCAG GTCTGGATAGAAGCAGGAGCTCAAATATTATTCTCCTACAGCCTGGCCGCAGGCACTTTAATTGTCATGAGCAGCTATAATGACTACAGCAACAACTGTTACAA GGACTGTTTCTGGCTCTGTCTGCTGAACAGTGGGACCAGTTTTGTTGCTGGATTTGTCGTCTTCTCAGTACTTGGATTCATGGCTCAGAAACAGGGTGTTGCTGTCGACACTGTGGCTGAGTCAG GTCCTGGTTTGGCCTTCATTGCTTACCCTCAGGCAACAGCCTTGATGCCTTTGCCACAGTTCTGGACTGTCTGCTTCTTCCTGATGCTTATTCTACTGGCTGTTGACTCACAC TTTGTAATGGTGGAGGGTTTTATCACCACAGTGAGTGATTTGTTTCCGAAGTTGTTTCGTGCACCAGTGAGACACGAGATCTTCGTCCTCATCATCTGCGTATCAAGCTTCCTCGTACATCTCATCTTGGTTACAGAG GGGGGAATTTACTTATTCCAACTCGTTGACTTCTATGGCTCCACCAGAGCCTGTCAGAATTTTCTGGCAATTTGTGAATGTCTGGCTGTTGGTTGGATTTTTG gTGCTGACCGCTTTTGTAACATCATCGAGGACATGACAGGACAGAGACCAtctgttttattcaaactgTGTTGGAAATACGTCATCCCTCTGCTGTCACTG atttcctTCATCCTGTACCTGGTTGATTACAAACATCTCAGGATTAATGACTGGTACGTTTACCCTGACTGGGCGTACACACTGGGATGGACTATGACATTCTCCTCTATTGTCATGGTGCCACTGTGTGCCGCTGTACAGATGATTTTGACAGCAGGGACCTTCAGACAG CGTTTGTCTGTCCTTTGTCGTCCTGGTGGAGATCCAGCCTGGCAGAGAAGAACAATGGAAGAGGAGGGAACGACTGTTGAACTGACGAACCCTGCAGTGACAACTTAG
- the LOC124069403 gene encoding sodium- and chloride-dependent GABA transporter 3-like: protein VDFYGGTRFSHNFIAICECLAVGWIFGADQFSNFIEDVAGQRPSVLFKLCWKYVIPLLSLISFILYLVDYKHLRINDWYVYPDWAYTLGWTMIFSSIVMVPLCAAVQMILTAGTFRQRLSVLCRPGGDPAWQRRTMEEEGTTVELTNPAVTT from the exons GTTGACTTCTATGGCGGCACCAGATTCAGTCATAATTTCATTGCAATTTGTGAATGTCTGGCTGTGGGTTGGATTTTTG GTGCTGACCAATTTTCTAACTTCATTGAGGATGTGGCAGGACAGAGACCAtctgttttattcaaactgTGCTGGAAATACGTCATCCCTCTGCTGTCACTG atttcctTCATCCTGTACCTGGTTGATTACAAACATCTCAGGATTAATGACTGGTACGTTTACCCTGACTGGGCGTACACACTGGGATGGACTATGATATTCTCCTCTATTGTCATGGTGCCACTGTGTGCCGCTGTACAGATGATTTTGACAGCAGGGACCTTCAGACAG CGTTTGTCTGTCCTTTGTCGTCCTGGTGGAGATCCAGCCTGGCAGAGAAGAACAATGGAAGAGGAGGGAACGACTGTTGAACTGACGAACCCTGCAGTGACAACTTAG
- the LOC124069726 gene encoding sodium- and chloride-dependent GABA transporter 3-like, whose amino-acid sequence MNRQRRKVEKQKAAEDRGQWASKTEYVLVVAGYVVGLGNVWRFPYLCYKNGGGAFLVPYGLLAVFCGIPLFLLETSVGQCTQEGFITCWRKLCPLAQGIGCAYLMTKLYDFTYIIVEVWALFYLVFSFSAQLPWATCENTWNTANCVGLQISDSPSANLTGNQTKLQNTTSAATEFWERRVLGVSGGIEELGSVRWELALCLLACWVFCYFSIWKGVRSSGKVAYFTATFPYVMLLILLIRGLTLPGAWEGIYYYLYPDLNRLANHQVWIEAGAQILFSYSLAAGTLIVMSSYNDYSNNCYKDCFWLCLLNSGTSFVAGFVVFSVLGFMAQKQGVAVDTVAESGPGLAFIAYPQATALMLLPQFWTVCFFLMLLLLAADTHFVMVESLITTVSDLFPKLFRAPVRHEIFVLIICISNFLVHLILVTEGGIYLFQLVDFYGSTRACQNFMAICECLAVGWIFGADRFCNIIEDMTGQRPSVLFKVCWKYTVPLLSLISFILYLVDYKHLRINDWYVYPDWAYALGWTMTLSSVLLVPLCAAVQMILTAGTFRQRLSVLCRPGGDPAWQRRTMEEEGTTVELVNPAVTTE is encoded by the exons ATGAACAGACAAAGACGCAAAGTAGAAAAGCAGAAGGCGgctgaggacagaggacagtggGCATCCAAAACCGAGTATGTTCTGGTCGTTGCAGGATATGTGGTCGGCCTGGGCAACGTGTGGAGATTTCCTTACCTCTGCTACAAGAATGGTGGAG GTGCCTTCCTGGTGCCATATGGTCTGTTAGCTGTGTTTTGTGGGATACCTCTGTTCCTGTTGGAGACTTCAGTCGGTCAGTGCACCCAGGAAGGATTCATCACCTGCTGGAGGAAGTTGTGTCCACTGGCACAAG gaATTGGATGCGCATATTTGATGACGAAACTTTATGACTTCACCTACATTATCGTTGAAGTCTGGGCTCTTTTCTACCTGGTTTTCTCATTCAGTGCCCAGCTCCCCTGGGCCACCTGTGAGAACACCTGGAATACAG CTAACTGTGTGGGTCTTCAGATTTCGGATTCTCCCTCAGCAAATCTGACAGGAAATCAGACCAAGCTGCAAAACACCACTTCTGCTGCTACAGAGTTCTGGGA ACGACGGGTGCTGGGCGTGTCTGGAGGCATCGAGGAGCTGGGCAGTGTGAGATGGGAGCTGGCTTTGTGTCTTCTGGCCTGCTGGGTGTTCTGCTACTTCAGTATCTGGAAAGGCGTCAGATCTTCTGGAAAG GTGGCGTACTTCACAGCCACGTTCCCCTATGTGATGCTCCTGATCCTACTCATCAGAGGCTTGACTCTACCAGGAGCTTGGGAAGGGATCTACTACTACCTGTATCCAGACCTGAACCGCCTGGCGAACCATCAG GTCTGGATAGAAGCAGGAGCTCAAATATTATTCTCCTACAGCCTGGCCGCAGGCACTTTAATTGTCATGAGCAGCTATAATGACTACAGCAACAACTGTTACAA GGACTGTTTCTGGCTCTGTCTGCTGAACAGTGGGACCAGTTTTGTTGCTGGATTTGTCGTCTTCTCAGTACTTGGATTCATGGCTCAGAAACAGGGTGTTGCTGTCGACACTGTGGCTGAGTCAG GTCCTGGTTTGGCCTTCATTGCTTACCCTCAGGCAACAGCCTTGATGCTTTTGCCACAGTTCTGGACTGTCTGCTTCTTCCTGATGCTTCTTCTACTGGCTGCTGATACACAT TTTGTAATGGTGGAGAGTTTAATCACCACAGTGAGTGATTTGTTTCCGAAGTTGTTTCGTGCACCAGTGAGACACGAGATCTTCGTCCTCATCATCTGCATATCCAACTTCCTCGTACATCTCATCTTGGTTACAGAG GGGGGAATTTACTTATTCCAACTCGTTGACTTCTATGGCTCCACCAGAGCCTGTCAGAATTTTATGGCAATTTGTGAATGTCTGGCTGTGGGTTGGATTTTTG gTGCTGACCGCTTTTGTAACATCATCGAGGACATGACAGGACAGAGACCATCTGTTTTATTCAAAGTGTGTTGGAAATACACCgttcctctgctgtcactg atttcctTCATCCTGTACCTGGTTGATTACAAACATCTCAGGATTAATGACTGGTACGTTTACCCTGACTGGGCGTACGCACTGGGATGGACTATgacactttcctctgttctcctgGTGCCACTGTGTGCCGCTGTACAGATGATTTTGACAGCAGGGACCTTCAGACAG CGTTTGTCTGTCCTTTGTCGTCCTGGTGGAGATCCAGCCTGGCAGAGAAGAACAATGGAAGAGGAGGGAACGACTGTTGAACTGGTGAACCCTGCAGTGACAACTGAGTGA